The nucleotide sequence CCTTATTTTATCACTTGTGCATAACTAAACTGGGTGCTGCATTATAAATGGTGCATTCCTCATCCCCTACAACGTGCCTCACTCTTTATTTTGCAATTAATAACCTTTAGCCATATTTCATATGGTAGCAGGGTAGTGATGGCTAATTGCTTAAATTGGACACTTCGTAGGTCCGTCTGCTTGGTGATGATTCCTGGCAGTGTATGCGAATGATGGAGCACAAGATATTGGtgattgttgaaaacaaataaggCAATTTCAGTCATTCCTGGTGCTCTTCACAAACGTCCATGTGCCTTTTTGccaaattttaaatgtgaaataaaataccaaaaacaaGCTGTACAAGCAGAAACTAAAACCCTCCATGACATCTCTAAGTGACACAAACTGAATGTAGAAGTAGCTTTTTTGTAAGAGTTTAGTTTATCCAGTTAAAAGACAATGAAATAGCACAACAAACTGACAAACTGATggatatattttgtttaacagAGAGTGAATTAAAGGTAAAGTCTGTATGATTCATTTTTGTAGCAACATCCGGGATGTTTAAGTTCATATCAAGCTTTAAGTAGTTTAGCAGCAGCACTAATGCTAAAGtcaaaaatggtttaaacttggtttaaattatataatatttattctAACAGCTAATCTAAATgaaattttttttcatctgtgtAATTCAATGCTTCTTGGTAGATCCATCTCTTAATGGAGGGTGGCTGCCAGCTATTCTCTCTGATGGGACTTCTGGGTCTGTGCCGGGAGAGTTAACGCTCTCTTGATGAATAGTGATCTCATCTTTATGGATCATGGTTGATTTCATGCTCAAGAGCCTTTATGGTCTGATGAGATTATCATTTTATAGGAGGAACACACCTCAGGTTACACCAGCTTAGTAAATTTATTCTTCATCATGAAGATGTACCTTAACTTTGCTATTGACAGAGTAAATATCTCACTATTTGTTGACTTCAACATGGTCCCTGGCTGATATCTTTTTCATGAAAATCCAATGATGGCGGATGAGTCATCTTAATACATCCCCACTGCGTGACGTTAAACTAGCACAACAGCTTCTGTGGCCCCAATCtatttttattctaaaaccAATTTACAATTGAAAGCTAATATAAATGACTGTGAAAGATGCCAAAGATAGGGTTGGGAAAAATTATTCAAAAACATGCGTGGAAAAAATGCTATATTGaactttattctttaattcttgGGATTTGGACACCCCAAATGATTCAATCTTGATTTTGTATGTGTAAATTGAAATGCTTCTcaaagataaaaacataaaaaaacaaaacatatacaCAAATGGTTTGCTAGAGTGAGCAAGTAACTCTAGCTATATCATTTCTACAATTACTTCAACATTTCCTCTTTGATTTCATCAGGCACACAGATTGCAGATGAAACAAGATAACGGTTTACAGCAGGATCCTTTTgcaatgcatttattttcattaggaGTCAAACTCTaaagatgatttcatttttcagtctgtGATAATCTCAGTGGTTGTTTCCTTGCAGCATTAAACCTATGATACCACAATTTGGGTTTGTCATGGTCGGCTTTTCTgtgacatacagtgccttgtaaaagtattcacctctttggcatttttcatgttttgttgcctcacaacctggaattaaaatggattgtttgaTCGTTTGCACCATATCATTCACAGAACAAGTCTATatctttatgatttttattgttattatttttattgtgaagcaaactACAAATAGACCAATGTAACTAAAAACTTCAGCCTACATAAATGTTCGCCCCACCTAAAGTTGATACTTTGTATAGCCAAATTTTGCTGCACTTACAGCTACAAGTCTCTTTACAAAAGTCTCTATGAGCTTGCCACATCTTGCCGCTGGgaattttgcccattcttcaaGCCAAAAGTATTCAAGCTCCTTAATGTTGGATGGTTTTTGCTTGGGAACAGCAATCTTTAAGTCTAACCACATATTCTCGACTGGAttgaggtctgggctttgactaggccattcctacacatttaaatgtttcctcttAAACCACTTGAGAattgccctgctggaaggtagacctccatcccagtctcaaatcacaaGCAGACTGGCACAGGTTTTGCTCAAGAATATCCCTGTTTTTAGCATCACCCATATTTTCCTTAACTTGGACAAGTTTCCCAGTCTGTGctgctgaaaaaaacataccaacagcatgatgctgccaccaccatgtttcattgtggcggtggtgttcttggggtgatgGGATGTGTTGGATTTGTACCAGACATAGTGTTTTCCGTCATGGCCAAAAGGTAAaattttagtctcatttgaTCACGTGACACATAGATTGCACACAGATGCACTTTATTTCACTAATTATATGACTTTTGAAGGTAACTGATTGCGCCAGAACTTTTAATGAGGAAACAGTGAAATATATCATGTAGTTATGCAAGGGTTGTGATTTATGTTATTATACTATAATACTTTTAATTTGATAAACTGAAGCACTGTGTAACCTTCTTTATCATGCCTATATGTAaatctgcctttttgttttctagTCCACCTGCAGGTTGTCCTGGCTGTGGGTCTGGCTGTGTTCTGCTACTGTCTGGTTCTTGGTTGCATCCTGTGGTGTCGCAAGCAgaaacatgtttcctctgaGGACAAAGAGGCAGTTTTCCTGTCCCCTCGTCCCACTGAGAGTGTGACTGTGACATTAGCTCATTCGCTGTGTACTCAGCCTGTCAAACAGCAGTATGAAGAGCTAGACGGGGACGTGTTGGAGTTCCCTTCTTCTAAAAGCAGCTCTTCCCCGTCTGAAGATGACCTCAGCACTTTCCCATTCAACACCACCCCTTCCAGATCAACTGAGCAGGTGCAGTCTTCCAGATCTTCTTTCCCAATGCGGCGCCTCAGTACTCCTGCTCTTTCATGCTCACCCAGTAAGGCTGCTAGTCACGGCAGGGCCTCTTTGCCCTCCCTCACCAAGCTCAGATTTGTGTCCAAATCCTGCCAGGTGATGGGAAGACGAAGAACCGTTAGTGGAGAAAGTTATGCTTTCAATGAGAGTAGTCGCCTTACCGCAGGTGCTCCTAGAGTTCACAGCCAGCAGATGGAGCAATTTCTCCCCCAGTATGGCTCCaggtctctctctgtctcccccaAGCCTACTCCTTTCCTGCACTATTCTCTGCTCTTCAGCTCTGCCTGTGGCACCTTGGTGGTCAACATCCTGGGGCTTTCCGGGGACAGTAGAAGGCGCAGTGGGGTGTTTGTTCGCGCCAGCCTCCCTCCACTTCACCCCTTGCCCCAGCAGACGGCTCCACGTTGGCGGAGCCTCAGCTCGGACTTCATTAGCCAGAACTTTGTGTTGAGGGTGGGCTCTGTGGAAGAGCTCCGCACCTGTACCCTGAGGCTGGCCGTCTACAGCAGAGACTTTTCTGGGCTAAGAGAGGCTGCTCTGGGGGAAGTGGAGCTGGCCTGTGAGGAGATTGAATGGGAGCCTGACTCTACAACTACCTACACCAAGCAGCTTATAGCAAGTAAAAGCAAGCTGAAAAAGGTAGATGTAAGAATAGctttttgaaattgttttaaatgtttgttacaAATAAGAAAATAGTTACCAAAGACTACAAATTTCTTGCAGTAGTGTTCGTGAGCATTGACAGTGTTACAcaaaaaattgttctttctctttttcaaaagtgaaagaaagaaaactgctaTAAAAACTGTTATTTCTTAGGGAGAATGTACAGTGCCTTTTCAAAGTTGTCATACAACCTGAACTGTTTCCCTTCATTAAGTAACCACAACAACATCAATGTGTTCTATTGGGATTGTTTGTGGTTTCATAGAATTGAGAAGTGGgatgaaaacattttgcagatacaaatctgaaaagtgtggtgtgcatatgCATTATGTCCCTTTTACTGTTTTacacccagaaaaaaaaaactgccgcaaccaattgccttcagaatttACATAATGAGTAAATGGGATTCAGctatgtttaatttaatctcactataaaaaactgttttgtaaaGGCCTTAGTGGTGTGGTaactctgcaggagctgcagagatccaaagctcaggtggaaTAATCAGTTGACAACTAAAAGCCATGCACTCAAAAAATCTTAAGATTGttgaattgttgaaagaaagtcatagAAAGCCCCACTGCAGTTTGCCACGTGGCCATGTAAGGAACATGGCAAACATGGTTAGGTGGTTAGGTGAAACCGTAATTATACTCATTGTTTTATATATGGAAATgctgtgtgtggtggaaaatCAGCACTTCACAATAACCTGAATGCATCATccttactgtgaaacatggtggtgacagaaCCATGgtttggagatgcttttcttcagcagggacagggacgCTGGTCAGAACTAATGGGAAGATAGATAAAGCAGGAGCACAAATCCAGGGCAATTctaaagaaaacctgtaagaggGTACAGAAGACTtaagactgggacagaggttcgCCCTTTAGCCTAACAATGACTGTAAAAATACCGCCATATAGTTACAATGGAATTAACATCAAAGCGTGTTCATGTGTATGGATGACTTGACCAAAATCTAATTGAGATTCGGTGGCATTTCTTGAAAATAGATGTTAACAAATGCTTTTCATATTATCTGACTAGGCTTGAACTATTTGTTActgaagaatgggcaaaaatgttagCCTCTAGATctgaaagctggtagagacatacccacaATAAGTTGCATCTGTAAATTAACTCAGGGTGgctaaatacacatttttagCCTAATAGTCATATTTGCCAAAATATGAGGCTGATGATATGCAACATGCGACACGTTTCAGATTGCCATCCATCTATTCTCTATACCTGCTATGCCTGCAGCGTGGCGGAAGGGAAGGGTCAGGAGGTGAGAGGAGGGTGGACCCTGGACAGTCCAACAAAGGGCATCACAGAGACATGCAGGACATACAACCATGCATTCACACATTCACTCCTTATGTGGCAAATTTTGAAAACTTTTAAGGGGTTATGAAAACGTTTTGAAGGCGctgaataactttttatttattttttttattttatggccCACAGAGATGCCAAAGAGAATTTACTGATAATAGCATTTAAAAAGCATTTGGATAATGGCCTGCCATGATGAAGTTGGGTTGGAGGCTTTAAAGTAAAGTATTATTATGCCTctcactgaaataaaaactcacACCCTAGGGAAACCTAAGTGAATTGGTTGTTGCTTTGCTTATTCTTTGATTTTGCTgacatcaaaaacattttaccatttaataaaaaaataggcAATCTTTCACATGACAGACATTAAAATCAAAAAAGCAATTTGGTGGCTCAAAATGCAGAGATAACAGATGTAAATTAATTTCAAGTATATCTAAAAGAGAGACGAAATAGGATAAAAAATACAGATGATTCAGCTTGGGACAAATGCTAAATACACGTAGATTCACACCTAAATTTGTTTCACACTAAAATTCGTATACATGGAGATGTGTACAATGTCATCCACACATATTGACACCCTTGAAAAGatgggaaataaaaacaaataatatcattttaaattaataatttttaata is from Girardinichthys multiradiatus isolate DD_20200921_A chromosome 4, DD_fGirMul_XY1, whole genome shotgun sequence and encodes:
- the LOC124866481 gene encoding synaptotagmin-4 produces the protein MSQYSLGVHLQVVLAVGLAVFCYCLVLGCILWCRKQKHVSSEDKEAVFLSPRPTESVTVTLAHSLCTQPVKQQYEELDGDVLEFPSSKSSSSPSEDDLSTFPFNTTPSRSTEQVQSSRSSFPMRRLSTPALSCSPSKAASHGRASLPSLTKLRFVSKSCQVMGRRRTVSGESYAFNESSRLTAGAPRVHSQQMEQFLPQYGSRSLSVSPKPTPFLHYSLLFSSACGTLVVNILGLSGDSRRRSGVFVRASLPPLHPLPQQTAPRWRSLSSDFISQNFVLRVGSVEELRTCTLRLAVYSRDFSGLREAALGEVELACEEIEWEPDSTTTYTKQLIASKSKLKKSFSSQETVGRRKSSVCVPRILGQLFILLQYQALAQRIKVMVRKAENLVKLTRIPGTPDHYVIINLHLDHKIIDTKETKVASGPNPIWNAPFLFDLPPGDITQLPLTLEFIVMQGRLYTKNSILGRVLIGSDALDAGREHWRETCCPGQTETTRWHTIQSDAV